In a genomic window of Occallatibacter riparius:
- a CDS encoding PilZ domain-containing protein: MDPRRYCVYNETNECFLSLGVTVGNNTSAQLKGVFGKGPFKFYEGSWIKQAKGLGTVGLLSPRDLIYLDTQLRVVRVLESFPRFRVAPQHPEAKSMLALPVGTIESTQTQLGDHLVICVAEEMQARLRNAQSLLDETDHWPAVGASDAVKNWLSQTPEKKDWRESQRKRWPHLSAVETETDATEAHAVRDISTTGLYLLTDERWPLGTRVRMNLQRTDALDDATMIPTSMELRVSRWGSDGVGLEFVTANAEHSALVAAHVR, encoded by the coding sequence ATGGATCCACGCAGGTACTGCGTCTACAACGAGACAAATGAGTGCTTCCTCAGCCTTGGAGTCACAGTCGGGAATAACACCAGCGCGCAGTTGAAGGGCGTGTTCGGGAAGGGGCCCTTCAAGTTTTATGAGGGAAGTTGGATCAAGCAGGCTAAGGGGCTCGGCACGGTGGGTCTCCTATCTCCGCGGGACCTTATATATCTAGATACACAGCTGAGAGTCGTTCGTGTCCTCGAGTCCTTTCCGCGGTTCCGCGTAGCGCCGCAGCATCCTGAAGCGAAGAGCATGCTGGCGCTGCCTGTCGGCACCATTGAGTCCACGCAAACACAACTCGGCGATCACCTCGTGATATGCGTGGCCGAAGAGATGCAAGCTCGTCTTCGCAATGCACAATCGTTGCTGGATGAGACCGATCATTGGCCGGCTGTCGGCGCGTCAGATGCGGTTAAGAACTGGCTGTCGCAGACTCCAGAGAAGAAGGATTGGCGCGAATCACAGCGGAAACGCTGGCCGCATCTGTCGGCTGTGGAGACTGAGACAGATGCGACGGAGGCGCACGCGGTTCGCGATATCAGCACGACCGGGCTCTATTTGCTGACCGACGAGCGCTGGCCGCTGGGAACCCGCGTACGGATGAACTTGCAACGTACAGATGCGCTCGACGATGCAACGATGATCCCCACCAGTATGGAATTGCGAGTGAGCCGGTGGGGCTCAGACGGCGTAGGCCTGGAGTTTGTCACAGCTAATGCTGAACACTCGGCGCTGGTTGCAGCCCACGTTCGGTAA
- a CDS encoding eCIS core domain-containing protein — MYARKNNSIASSQPDTHSPRRPASTVQSAVIGNQAMLRRLSRSSPHLHRKLAIGAVHDPLEAQADHVADRVMRMPEPAGANRNNILQRKCAECEEEEKLHRKTEAAPQSDSEAPPIVHDVLNAPGEPLDAQSRAFMEPRLGTSLDPVRIHTTNRASDSARVVGARAYTVGNDIVFGHGEYSPSTREGRHLLAHELAHVAQQSAFDGYGPNTLRRSPVTEGSVGEFYLQQETPEQLQADAAEIVAALRAPNLDAYTKMLLENNLQAVEKHASARSVDLPVAAGYRLGQIIFALATDMKGLTEELRVIGSMKVGYQTVGSDMGFSSFYPELNWDVDELQWVAQTLMEGADLAGAGEAGGPQSADQLRAAGAHVTAALFAFRGVAVHMAYLHTGVAFATEGTQHTIARKVGWVREDIQKMLAPMRTLDPATVEKAVKQIDSPSFGFGTDFDSFVEELEDNARTWHRVGQIANIVGLALTAGELALSGGAGPSGAGEGGGGGGFGGAVATVRGATLTSGAVGSLEWIEAMRRLVAIGAISSATLGRLGGGVEPQPSKPMESSAPKPKTELPKAKVDPAVDKAVEEGIEEYEGPQTKPPKAPLRRPASKAASEAARTKFEKIRDGFAQKLGLPKGGQVHHAIELQVLDRFPGAFSESELNSLDNMRGVPPELEGKMQLHQSKIREVWNRHYRTIEAEIAQKGLKEGTAAYRDLVRRALIEDSREIDHLLGQFFSEEGAGRAVKGLQN, encoded by the coding sequence ATGTACGCAAGGAAGAACAACTCGATCGCGAGCAGCCAGCCGGATACGCATTCTCCGAGGCGACCCGCCTCCACAGTTCAGAGCGCCGTCATCGGCAACCAGGCCATGTTGCGCCGGCTCTCCCGGTCTTCCCCGCACCTTCACCGCAAACTCGCAATCGGCGCAGTCCATGATCCGCTCGAAGCCCAAGCCGACCATGTCGCAGACCGCGTCATGCGCATGCCTGAACCTGCAGGCGCCAACCGGAACAACATCCTGCAAAGGAAATGCGCCGAATGCGAAGAGGAAGAGAAGCTGCACAGGAAGACCGAGGCGGCTCCCCAATCGGATAGCGAAGCGCCGCCCATCGTTCATGACGTCCTGAACGCGCCGGGGGAGCCATTGGACGCGCAGAGCCGCGCCTTCATGGAGCCTCGCTTAGGAACCTCGCTTGACCCGGTACGCATTCACACCACCAACCGCGCTTCCGATTCTGCGCGGGTTGTTGGAGCGCGTGCCTATACGGTCGGCAACGATATCGTATTCGGCCACGGCGAGTATTCACCGAGCACTCGAGAAGGCCGGCATTTGCTGGCGCATGAGTTAGCCCACGTCGCGCAGCAGTCAGCTTTCGATGGATATGGCCCGAACACTCTGCGCCGATCGCCGGTCACGGAAGGATCGGTGGGTGAGTTCTATCTGCAACAGGAGACTCCAGAACAGTTGCAGGCCGATGCCGCAGAGATAGTTGCGGCGCTGCGCGCTCCTAACCTCGATGCCTACACGAAGATGTTGCTGGAGAACAACCTTCAGGCCGTGGAAAAGCATGCCTCTGCCCGAAGCGTCGACCTTCCGGTTGCCGCAGGCTATCGGCTCGGCCAAATCATCTTCGCCTTGGCTACTGATATGAAGGGACTCACCGAGGAATTGCGCGTGATCGGCAGCATGAAGGTGGGGTATCAGACGGTAGGAAGCGACATGGGGTTCTCATCGTTCTACCCCGAGCTGAACTGGGACGTCGACGAGCTCCAGTGGGTCGCGCAGACTCTGATGGAAGGAGCCGACCTCGCTGGCGCCGGAGAAGCTGGCGGCCCACAGAGTGCCGATCAGTTGCGCGCTGCCGGCGCTCATGTTACGGCTGCGTTGTTTGCTTTTCGAGGGGTGGCTGTACACATGGCCTATCTTCACACGGGAGTCGCGTTTGCAACTGAGGGGACGCAGCACACAATCGCCAGGAAAGTGGGATGGGTCCGCGAGGATATCCAAAAGATGCTGGCGCCGATGCGCACTCTTGATCCCGCGACCGTCGAAAAGGCCGTGAAGCAGATTGACAGTCCATCGTTCGGGTTCGGGACCGACTTCGATTCATTCGTAGAGGAACTGGAGGATAACGCGCGTACTTGGCACAGGGTTGGGCAGATCGCGAATATTGTCGGACTCGCGTTGACCGCAGGAGAACTTGCATTGTCCGGCGGAGCCGGGCCCTCCGGCGCAGGCGAAGGCGGAGGCGGGGGAGGATTCGGCGGAGCCGTCGCGACCGTGAGGGGTGCAACTTTGACGAGCGGCGCGGTTGGTTCACTCGAGTGGATTGAAGCCATGCGCCGACTGGTGGCGATTGGAGCGATTTCCTCGGCTACCCTCGGGCGGCTCGGAGGCGGCGTTGAGCCGCAGCCTTCTAAGCCGATGGAAAGCTCTGCACCCAAACCAAAAACGGAGCTACCGAAAGCGAAAGTCGACCCTGCCGTCGATAAGGCGGTCGAAGAAGGCATCGAGGAATATGAAGGGCCCCAGACCAAGCCGCCCAAGGCCCCCTTGCGTCGTCCCGCAAGCAAGGCGGCTTCCGAAGCTGCACGGACCAAGTTTGAAAAGATTCGCGACGGTTTTGCCCAGAAGCTCGGATTGCCGAAGGGCGGTCAGGTCCATCACGCCATCGAGCTGCAGGTGCTTGACCGCTTCCCCGGCGCTTTCAGCGAATCCGAACTCAATTCCTTAGATAATATGCGCGGAGTGCCCCCGGAACTCGAAGGCAAAATGCAGTTACACCAATCGAAGATTCGTGAGGTGTGGAATAGGCACTATCGAACAATCGAAGCCGAGATTGCGCAGAAAGGCCTGAAGGAAGGTACCGCCGCTTATCGCGACCTTGTTCGGCGCGCGCTGATTGAAGACAGCAGAGAAATAGACCATTTGCTAGGCCAGTTCTTCAGTGAGGAAGGAGCCGGCCGGGCTGTGAAAGGCCTCCAGAATTGA
- a CDS encoding LytR/AlgR family response regulator transcription factor: protein MRLTALVVDDEPLARQGLKLLLGRYPQVESVSDARNGREAITLIREKKFDLLLLDVQMPRTDGFAVVHAIGAERMPPVIFVTAHDQYAIRAFEIAAIDYLLKPVTEERFDLAFQRALGRLRGAPHEDATKQVLTMLHAIANPPRQLERFAVRSGENTIFVPVDEVDWIEAFQNYVRLHVGVTTYLLHVPMNTIEGVLDSSRFLRIHRSHIVNLQRIAQLWSIAHGQYAVELKSGQRLQSGRTYSERIRGTLTNPF from the coding sequence ATGCGATTGACCGCGCTCGTTGTAGATGACGAACCTCTTGCGCGCCAAGGGCTCAAACTGTTGCTCGGCCGTTATCCCCAAGTCGAGTCAGTATCCGACGCGCGCAATGGACGCGAAGCCATCACTCTCATTCGCGAGAAGAAGTTCGATCTCCTGCTTCTCGATGTGCAGATGCCTCGGACCGATGGCTTTGCGGTGGTCCATGCCATTGGAGCAGAGCGCATGCCGCCGGTCATCTTCGTGACCGCGCACGATCAGTATGCAATTCGGGCATTCGAAATTGCGGCTATCGACTACCTCCTTAAACCAGTAACCGAGGAAAGATTTGATCTCGCATTCCAGCGAGCCCTTGGGAGGTTGCGAGGTGCGCCGCACGAGGATGCCACGAAACAAGTGCTGACGATGCTCCATGCCATCGCGAATCCGCCTCGTCAGCTCGAGCGATTCGCCGTGCGATCCGGTGAAAACACGATTTTCGTACCCGTTGATGAGGTAGATTGGATCGAAGCCTTCCAGAACTACGTCAGGCTGCACGTCGGTGTGACAACATACCTCCTCCACGTCCCAATGAACACCATCGAGGGTGTGCTCGATTCCAGCCGCTTCCTGCGTATTCATCGATCGCACATCGTAAACCTTCAGCGCATTGCGCAATTGTGGTCGATCGCGCACGGCCAATATGCCGTCGAACTCAAGTCGGGACAACGGTTGCAATCGGGCCGCACTTACAGTGAGCGCATCCGCGGAACGCTCACGAACCCGTTCTGA